Part of the Nicotiana tabacum cultivar K326 chromosome 20, ASM71507v2, whole genome shotgun sequence genome, TTAAGAAATGGGAATGGCAGCTGCAGATCTACGGTTTCATGTTTTAGCTGTTGATGATAGCTTGATTGATAGAAAGCTTATTGAAAGGCTCTTTAGAATCTCTTCTTGCCAAGGTAACTCTTAATTCTAAAACTTATTTACATacaatttctgttttttttagtattaattaattaattatatacaAAAGTTAGATGTAATTACCTTGGCGGCATCGGAGTTCCAATAGTCAAGAAGATCTTTAAAGTGAGACACCGGAATATTTTTTGGCCTATTCTCCATTTGAAGCTCGTCATTCTCGTATGCTTCAAAGCGCTTTTTCTTCAACTGACTTTTATACTTTCTCCAAGCAGTACAAACTGAATCAAAAACTCAATTCTTCACCTCTTCAAGAATGTCATATTTTTCCTACAAATTTAGTGCAATTGGGTTAATATAAGAAATGTGAAATATTAACGCTTATTGAACATTAGGAACTTCAAACCTTGACATATttccaaatattatttttttatctaCTTTCCTCCAATCAAATACATTAAGAGGACAAAAGGTCTCATTCCTTCCCAATGTGCCGAGGAAGCTACCCAATTCTTTCACAACTTCATCAGTAGGACCAATGGGTTGATCGAACTGATTTAGCACGATTATTTTACGGTCCTTCCTACCGTGCACACTTTGCATTTGAGTAGggcctctttttctttttggtgcgGAAGAGCCTGCATTAATACAAAACAAGGATAATCACCAACAACCACTGTTAGTTAATTTTATGAATAAATTTATATATACTTGCCTGGTTCCTCAGATTGTTCAATTGCTTTATGATTGATAGAATCTTCAGATGGTTCATGCATATCTTGTGATGTAGGAGTGATGGAATCCATTGGCACTTGCCACACTTGTTCTTGTACTCGTTGTGCTGTAGAAGAGGTAGAACTCAATGGCACTTGCCGCACTTTTTCTTGCAGTTGAGATCTTTGCGAAACCTTCTCAGCTTCTGATtgtctttcttcattttcatgAAAGGTTCTTTTTGTGATCGAGATTCTAATtgtctttcttcattttcattagACCTTATAGCTTGAGAGGTTCTCTTTTTTGTCAACAACGAAACCTTTTGGTTTCGCAAAGATGCAAGTGATCCAGCTGGAATAAGGTTGGatagttttttatttttgcttGAACACCCTTCTTGATTCATGACTATTAAAATCTCTGCCAGATTCCAAAAAACAAACGTGAAATAGTATAAGATGAGTAAATATTACTGAAAAAAGGAGAAGTATGAAAAGAAAAGGTAGAGAGGCAAATGTTATATCATCAAACTTGCAAATAAATAAGAGATCAAACAAATGAATTGAAGAAATGAGATTTTGACCATTAATTCTTTCAGAATAAACAGCATACCAAAAAGAAGACAGTCATACTTTGGCATCTGAAACATGCCCATATAACATTTGGCCTAAAAAACTTTGAGCAACAAAGAGAAATACCGAAGGATAAAGGACGAACGACAGCGAGCATTATAAATAATAGTACTCCATATGTAAAAACATTTCAGGGATACATATTGCTTCTAGAAATCAAAAGTACAAAACATCATAAGTAAAAATCAAAGCTTAACATCCAACTCACCTCCAAAAAAACTGAAACCCCACTTCAAATTAAACCCTAGTGTAAAGAGCAATCACCTGGACAAGAAATGCAGAAACGTTGTTTATCTGATCACCCTGGAATTGAATAACCTTCAAAAATAGCAACATCACATGACATATTAGTCACAACACTCAAAAATGACCATGATATTGTAAGACATTTAACAAATAGATAACAATCTCcctaaaaagaaaatgaaacagatTTAGAAGTGATAGATAGTTCGAaaaataatctatatatatatatatatatatatatatatatatatatatatatatatatatatatatatatatatatatatatatatgtattatccATTACTCAAAAAAGTATATACTTAaaagaatttcaaaattttcttatTTAATCATCTGCTTCCATCCAGTCCCAATCAGTATCATCAAACCCATCTTCCTCTTCCGATTCTTCCGATTCTATAGTCATATCATATGAATGTTTTGCATTAGTTGGAATATCAACAATATCAACGGGTAAATCTTCTCTTGACCATCTAACGTCAACATCAAGTAATCTAGAGGAGGAACGAATGTCATTATTAGGTTCCCTCTAAAATGTGTCTCCAATATTGGGACAATTCTCTTCCTCTAGATCATACAAATCAACATGTACTTTATTCCTTGCATAATAAACATCTTTTTCAGTTGGATCCTCCACATAAAAAACTTGATAAAATTGTGATGCCAACACAAAAGGGTCATCTGTACTGCCTAATCTATTGAAATACACCCGAGTTAACCCATAATCATCTATTTCATTACGAAACCAATCACATCTAAATAGTACAACGCTAAAACAACCCCAATAATCAACCTCAATGATATCCCGAATAGCTCCATAATAGATAATCTCACCATCGATGGGATTTTGGTCCCTAGCACTAGCAAAACTATCAGTTGTTGACGATAAAGTCACTCCACTATTTTGAGTCTTGCCTTGGGAATCCCGTTCTTTGGTATGAAATTGGTATCCATTAATAAAATATGCAGTATACCTTTTGGCCACCATATTAGGTCCTTTGGCTAGCCATAGTAAATAATCTGGCACTACAATATTTTTAACTTTCTCCTTAAACCAATTACTGAATTCCCGACTATGATTCCTTGCTCTTTCCCATGCATTTGATCTACTGTGATTAACAATTAAATTCTTATGTTCCCTGCAATCATGATATTTCAAGTTTAATCATATAATaaacaaatataaaatataaataaacatatataaaatttatcttaCTCGATAAACTTTTCCATTTGCTCATCTCCAGTATTGAACAGAGCATATCGATGTGCTTCAAAATATAACTGTGAATCCATGACAAAAGTATTTTGTTTCTTACTTCCAATTGGATGACCTATATTAGAGAATAAAGGTGACAAATTTTGAGAGTACTCATCATCCACAGTTTGGTACCTACTGAATTTTGTCTTGACACCATCATGTAGGTATCTCGAACAAAAAGTCAAGCACTCGTCAGCCAAAAACCCCTCTGCTATTGACGCTTCTAGACAAGATCGATAGCGTACAAACGCCTTGTACTTACATAGGTTTCTCTCAATGGGATACATCCAACGAAAATGATCCGCCCCCCAAAGCTTAATTTCATTCACCAAATGAATAGGCAAATGTGGCATTATGTCAAAAAATGTTGGATGGAAATTTTTTTCAAGCTCACATGTTATTTCAACAATTTCAGACTGCATTTTTTCAAGATCTCTTTTCCTTATGACCTTACTACATATAGCTCTAAAGAAATTTTCCAACCTAATCAAGGACAATGAAACATTCTTGGGCAACACTTTTCTAACAGCAACCTGCATCAAGTAATGCATCATAAAATGAGCGTCATGACTCTTGTACCCCGATATTTTCATCTCCTTCACATGCACGCATTCTGAAATATTCGAAGCACACCCTTTTGGTAATTTAGCATTTTTCATGACAGTGCAAAATAAAATTTTTTGTTTTGGTTCCATGTAGAAACAAGATTTAGCCAAACTTACAGTTCCATTattgtttggttttggttgtaGCTCCTTTCGTATCCCCATTTCTTGCAAGTCATAGCGAGAATTTTCATGGTCCTTTGACTTTCCATCTATTTCCAATAAAGTCCTGAGTAAACTATCACATATGTTTTTCTCAATGTGCTTCACATCAAGATTGTGCCTCAGTTTGTTATGCGCCCAATATGACAATTCAAAGAAAATGGATCTCTTTTTCCATGGGCCCTTAGCACTCCGAGGCCTTTTTTAGCTCCCTTTCCAAAGATATTGTTGAATTCAATCAGCTCTTCAAACACTTCCTCACCGGTCAAAGGAGTAGGTGCAAGTCTATGCTCCTCTTTACCATCAAATGACTTCTTTTCTCTTCGAAATGGATGATCAACAGACAAAAATCTTCGATGACCCAAGTAACACATCTTGTGACTATGCTTGAGATATTGAGAGCATGTGTCATAATTGCAAGTGGGGCATGCCAATTTCCCCTTAGTGCTCCATCCTGAAAGCATAGCTAATGCTGGAAAATCACTAACTGTC contains:
- the LOC142174437 gene encoding uncharacterized protein LOC142174437 encodes the protein MCPETAAMMRWHVNERLNYGNIRHLADGEAWKDFDSLHPDFSSDPRNVRLGLSSDGFNPFWTINISHSTWPVMLMNYNISPWICMKPEYIMLSMIIPGPLSSGNDIHVYLQPLIEELKELWEMGIDTFDAVTNQTFRMRAALLWTVSDFPALAMLSGWSTKGKLACPTCNYDTCSQYLKHSHKMCYLGHRRFLSVDHPFRREKKSFDGKEEHRLAPTPLTGEEVFEELIEFNNIFGKGAKKGLGVLRAHGKRDPFSLNYGKSKDHENSRYDLQEMGIRKELQPKPNNNGTVAVRKVLPKNVSLSLIRLENFFRAICSKVIRKRDLEKMQSEIVEITCELEKNFHPTFFDIMPHLPIHLVNEIKLWGADHFRWMYPIERNLCKYKAFVRYRSCLEASIAEGFLADECLTFCSRYLHDGVKTKFSRYQTVDDEYSQNLSPLFSNIGHPIGSKKQNTFVMDSQLYFEAHRYALFNTGDEQMEKFIEEHKNLIVNHSRSNAWERARNHSREFSNWFKEKVKNIVVPDYLLWLAKGPNMVAKRYTAYFINGYQFHTKERDSQGKTQNSGVTLSSTTDSFASARDQNPIDGEIIYYGAIRDIIEVDYWGCFSVVLFRCDWFRNEIDDYGLTRVYFNRLGSTDDPFVLASQFYQVFYVEDPTEKDVYYARNKVHVDLLLDVDVRWSREDLPVDIVDIPTNAKHSYDMTIESEESEEEDGFDDTDWDWMEADD